A genome region from Arthrobacter sp. SLBN-100 includes the following:
- a CDS encoding carbohydrate ABC transporter permease, which yields MTTTLANRRRPARAGGPERGRPAGRSGSSASRPGFVWALPASIFFGLFALVPLIAVAVLSFTRWSGLGDPKFVGLKNWEALFADPVMLQSLWLSLLFIVLGIVTQTPLSILLGVWAAGNQKNRAILSAIYFVPLLLSSAAISVLWRALLDPNFGIPGQMSWLFGDGNVLGTQTGAIAVLIFVGMWQFTPFHTLIYQGAARQIPPVLYQAASIDGAGTVRQFVSITLPQLKNSIITSVILMVVGGLTTFETVLILTNGGPGTGTTITAFHMYQEAFRRFDFGTGSAIALVLVVISTAISFAVVRVSGYDKMRSSMEGL from the coding sequence ATGACGACGACGCTTGCAAACCGCAGGCGCCCGGCACGTGCGGGCGGCCCCGAACGGGGCCGCCCGGCAGGTCGGAGCGGCTCCTCCGCGAGCCGCCCCGGCTTTGTCTGGGCCCTTCCTGCCAGCATTTTCTTTGGACTTTTCGCGCTGGTCCCGCTGATCGCGGTGGCCGTGCTGTCCTTTACCCGGTGGAGCGGGCTCGGCGACCCTAAATTCGTGGGTCTGAAGAACTGGGAAGCCCTCTTCGCAGACCCGGTCATGCTTCAGAGCCTTTGGCTGAGCCTGCTCTTCATTGTGCTCGGCATCGTCACCCAGACTCCGCTGAGCATCCTGCTGGGCGTCTGGGCGGCCGGCAACCAAAAAAACCGTGCCATCCTGAGCGCCATCTACTTCGTTCCCCTGCTCCTGTCCTCAGCTGCGATTTCCGTCCTGTGGCGCGCCCTGCTCGACCCCAACTTCGGCATCCCCGGCCAGATGTCCTGGCTGTTTGGGGACGGAAACGTCCTGGGCACCCAGACCGGCGCCATTGCCGTGCTGATCTTCGTCGGCATGTGGCAGTTCACGCCGTTCCATACCCTGATTTACCAGGGCGCAGCACGGCAGATCCCCCCGGTTCTGTACCAGGCCGCGTCCATCGACGGCGCCGGGACAGTCAGGCAGTTCGTCAGCATCACCCTGCCGCAGCTGAAGAACAGCATCATCACGTCGGTGATCCTCATGGTGGTGGGCGGCCTGACCACCTTTGAAACAGTCCTCATCCTGACCAACGGCGGACCGGGAACCGGCACCACCATCACCGCTTTCCACATGTACCAGGAAGCGTTCCGCCGGTTCGATTTTGGCACCGGCAGCGCCATTGCGCTCGTACTCGTCGTCATCTCCACCGCAATCTCCTTCGCGGTGGTGCGCGTTTCCGGATACGACAAGATGCGCAGTTCCATGGAGGGGCTCTAA
- a CDS encoding aldose-1-epimerase, with product MSSITGPNGELTVLRAGDYQATLASVGAGLVSLSFQGRDIVLPFAVDELPPAYAGKVLMPWPNRVASGAYSFDGQRYELPVNEAATGSALHGLALWNAWQVERRGDSEVVLTHLLHGEPGYPFQLALSARYTLDADTGLHVELGATNCGTAAAPYGTGSHPYITVGGEDISTCELSFRAGKVLLTDEKLQPTELLETTETDFDFSEPRVLASQSLDHAFTDLPAGTWDVTLRNPVLQLSAVVESTGTQAPWMQLYSGELRGRRGLAVEPMTCPPDAFNSGQDLVVLKPGESHSLTYRIHALQG from the coding sequence ATGTCATCCATTACCGGGCCCAACGGAGAGCTGACCGTCCTCAGGGCGGGCGACTACCAGGCAACTCTCGCCAGCGTCGGAGCGGGACTGGTGAGCCTGTCCTTCCAAGGCCGGGACATCGTCCTGCCCTTCGCGGTGGATGAACTGCCCCCGGCGTATGCAGGAAAGGTGCTGATGCCGTGGCCCAACCGGGTTGCCTCCGGCGCCTACAGCTTTGACGGGCAGCGTTACGAGCTGCCGGTGAACGAGGCAGCTACCGGCAGTGCCCTGCATGGGCTTGCGCTGTGGAACGCATGGCAGGTGGAGCGGCGCGGGGATTCTGAGGTGGTGCTCACGCACTTGCTGCACGGAGAGCCGGGTTATCCGTTCCAACTCGCTCTCTCGGCGCGTTACACGTTGGATGCAGACACCGGGCTGCACGTGGAGCTTGGTGCCACGAACTGTGGCACCGCGGCGGCGCCTTACGGCACTGGCTCCCACCCCTACATCACCGTAGGCGGTGAGGACATCTCCACCTGTGAATTGAGTTTCCGGGCCGGCAAGGTTCTCCTGACGGACGAGAAGCTTCAGCCCACTGAGCTCCTGGAAACTACGGAAACGGACTTCGACTTCTCGGAGCCCCGGGTACTGGCGTCGCAATCGCTCGATCACGCCTTCACGGACTTGCCTGCGGGCACATGGGACGTCACGCTCCGCAACCCCGTCCTCCAGCTTTCGGCAGTCGTGGAATCCACGGGGACCCAGGCGCCATGGATGCAGCTCTACTCCGGAGAGCTGCGCGGCCGGAGGGGGCTCGCTGTTGAACCCATGACCTGCCCGCCCGATGCCTTTAACTCGGGCCAGGACCTGGTTGTCCTCAAGCCCGGCGAGTCGCACTCGCTCACATACCGGATCCACGCCCTGCAGGGTTAG
- a CDS encoding extracellular solute-binding protein — translation MNKHGWVARSIAGGAALALGLTMAGCSGGSGASSRPENEIHVAMYGDAGNTVEQKMIDAFNATSQVKVVLDKIPGAEYQSKLQTIIDTPTAPDIFFNWGGGSIKSFVDADLVLPLDDFVKEDPQLKDAFLPSVFEKAVIDGKAYGIPMRGTQPVMLFNNSKVLADAGIAAPPATWEELLADVKILKDKGITPIALGAGDRWPTLMWFEYIYDRVAGEGLFQKALQGDTGVWASPESRKALGMIRELVDAGAFGTNFDSVKFTDGGAPALLASGKAGFELMGSWEYSTQQSNNAAFAADVLGYSEFPKIEGGLGDANNLVGNPNNFYSINKNTRYPEAARDFLKLMYSDQFVQEQVAIGNLPTTTNTEKFLDKAADPEYAKYQFNLVKEAPSFQLSWDQAYPPEATVTILTAVSQFFSGQIDEDGFIKAMQSL, via the coding sequence ATGAACAAGCACGGATGGGTCGCCCGCAGTATTGCCGGCGGTGCGGCTCTTGCCCTTGGCCTGACCATGGCCGGCTGCTCTGGAGGGTCCGGCGCGTCAAGCCGGCCGGAGAACGAAATCCACGTCGCCATGTACGGCGATGCAGGCAACACCGTTGAACAGAAGATGATCGACGCCTTTAACGCTACGTCCCAGGTGAAGGTGGTCCTCGATAAGATCCCGGGCGCCGAGTACCAGTCCAAGCTGCAGACGATCATTGACACCCCCACCGCGCCGGACATCTTCTTCAACTGGGGCGGCGGCAGCATTAAGAGTTTTGTCGATGCCGACCTGGTCCTGCCCCTGGACGACTTCGTTAAGGAAGATCCCCAGCTGAAGGATGCCTTCCTGCCCTCAGTATTCGAAAAAGCGGTTATCGACGGCAAAGCATATGGAATTCCCATGCGCGGAACACAGCCGGTCATGCTTTTCAACAACTCCAAGGTCCTCGCCGACGCGGGGATCGCCGCGCCTCCGGCCACCTGGGAGGAACTGCTGGCGGACGTGAAGATCCTTAAGGACAAGGGCATCACCCCCATCGCCCTGGGTGCCGGCGACCGGTGGCCCACGCTGATGTGGTTTGAGTACATCTACGACCGCGTTGCAGGCGAAGGCCTGTTCCAGAAAGCGCTGCAGGGCGACACGGGCGTCTGGGCATCGCCGGAAAGCCGGAAGGCCCTCGGCATGATTCGCGAGCTTGTTGATGCAGGTGCCTTCGGCACCAACTTCGACTCCGTGAAGTTCACCGACGGCGGAGCGCCTGCCCTGCTGGCCAGCGGCAAGGCCGGCTTTGAACTCATGGGGTCCTGGGAGTACTCCACGCAGCAGAGCAACAACGCCGCGTTCGCGGCGGACGTCCTTGGCTACAGCGAGTTCCCAAAGATTGAGGGCGGACTTGGCGACGCGAACAACCTGGTAGGCAACCCCAACAACTTCTACTCGATCAACAAGAACACGCGCTACCCGGAAGCGGCCCGCGATTTCCTGAAGCTCATGTATTCGGATCAGTTTGTGCAGGAACAGGTAGCCATCGGAAACCTCCCCACCACCACCAACACGGAGAAGTTCCTGGACAAGGCAGCAGATCCTGAATACGCCAAGTACCAGTTCAACCTGGTGAAAGAGGCTCCGTCCTTCCAGCTTTCCTGGGACCAGGCGTACCCGCCGGAAGCAACCGTAACCATCCTTACCGCCGTCTCGCAGTTCTTCAGTGGACAGATCGATGAAGACGGCTTCATCAAGGCCATGCAGAGCCTCTAG
- a CDS encoding polysaccharide deacetylase family protein produces MPVSATVLALGAVIPAGLAGAAPAQADQATTAIVDSTRHEGKYVSLTFDDGPDPVNTPKLLAVLEKHHVKATFCLWGDHVKQYPEIVRQIADAGHLLCNHTMHHDNMATWSAEAIRADLEETSAAIRQAVPEAEINYFRAPYGSWGQTPQVAADMGMQPLGWATVIGDWEPPGTAELVRRLREGITPGGVVLMHDGGGDRTQTVEAVDQIIPELRSEGWRFDKPARRG; encoded by the coding sequence TTGCCGGTCTCTGCCACCGTGCTGGCATTGGGCGCGGTCATCCCGGCCGGCCTTGCCGGCGCTGCACCCGCCCAGGCCGACCAGGCAACCACCGCCATTGTGGATTCCACCCGGCACGAGGGCAAATACGTGAGCCTGACGTTTGACGACGGTCCCGACCCCGTCAACACGCCCAAATTGCTGGCCGTTCTGGAGAAGCACCACGTCAAGGCAACCTTCTGCCTCTGGGGGGACCACGTAAAGCAGTATCCGGAGATCGTTCGCCAAATCGCGGACGCGGGACACCTGCTGTGCAACCACACCATGCACCACGACAACATGGCCACCTGGAGCGCCGAGGCTATCAGGGCTGATCTGGAAGAGACCAGCGCCGCAATCCGCCAAGCGGTTCCGGAGGCAGAGATCAACTACTTCCGGGCACCCTATGGAAGCTGGGGCCAGACTCCGCAGGTGGCCGCGGACATGGGGATGCAGCCCTTGGGGTGGGCCACGGTCATCGGAGACTGGGAACCGCCGGGAACGGCAGAGCTGGTCCGGCGCCTGAGGGAGGGCATCACGCCCGGAGGTGTGGTGTTGATGCATGACGGCGGCGGGGACAGGACCCAGACCGTTGAGGCGGTGGACCAGATCATTCCCGAACTGCGGTCCGAGGGGTGGCGCTTCGACAAGCCCGCCCGCCGCGGCTGA
- a CDS encoding CBU_0592 family membrane protein → MELLWEIAGWAGAVAILSAYLSVSMGWLKAGKGFQTANLLGAVAFIINGTVHGAWPSVVTNVAWFLISAIALFRMRSAAAEPVMPAEDPQVQFPGVPDTTGQLAVVEVLTGSVHGEADGRRLTTECTTAVRPAGAPC, encoded by the coding sequence ATGGAACTGCTGTGGGAAATCGCCGGCTGGGCCGGCGCGGTTGCGATCCTCAGTGCCTACCTCTCCGTTTCCATGGGCTGGCTGAAGGCCGGCAAGGGGTTCCAGACCGCGAACCTGCTCGGCGCCGTCGCCTTCATCATCAACGGAACAGTCCACGGAGCCTGGCCTTCCGTGGTGACCAATGTGGCCTGGTTCCTTATCTCCGCCATCGCGCTTTTCCGGATGCGGTCGGCAGCTGCCGAGCCGGTGATGCCTGCCGAGGACCCGCAGGTTCAATTCCCCGGCGTCCCGGACACCACCGGCCAGCTCGCTGTTGTTGAGGTCCTCACCGGTTCCGTTCATGGTGAGGCGGACGGGCGCCGCCTGACCACGGAATGCACGACGGCGGTCAGGCCGGCTGGGGCGCCCTGCTGA
- a CDS encoding endo-1,4-beta-xylanase: protein MKVAKLVAAAVLASTFVLPTALPAFADGNDHPQPPGLEKQDTLRWAAPKDVRIGTAVAGGGHHETMPYPNPFTYDQQYREVLAAEFSSVSPENQAKWEFIHPQRDQYRFAEMDAIVEFAQQHGQVVRGHTLFWHSQNPAWLEKGGFNKEELSSILEDHIKTVVGRYAGKIQQWDVANEIFNGDGTLRTADNIWIRELGPGIIADAFRWAHEADPNAKLFFNDYGVESVNAKSNAYLALIPKLRAEGVQVDGFAVQGHLSTRYGFPGDLQANLQRFDDLGLETSITEIDVRMDVPAGTKPTAGQLEKQATYYQRALEACLNVEDCKSFTIWGFNDKYSWVPVFFAQEGEATVMWEDYTRKPSYYALQSTLLKASPGGEQRDVHQPAYQQ, encoded by the coding sequence ATGAAGGTTGCCAAACTTGTCGCCGCCGCGGTCCTGGCGTCGACGTTTGTCCTTCCCACGGCACTGCCGGCATTCGCAGACGGGAATGACCACCCGCAGCCCCCTGGCTTGGAAAAACAGGACACCCTGCGCTGGGCCGCACCAAAGGACGTCAGGATAGGCACCGCGGTTGCCGGCGGCGGCCACCACGAAACCATGCCCTACCCCAACCCCTTTACCTATGACCAGCAGTACCGGGAGGTCCTGGCCGCGGAGTTCAGCTCCGTCTCGCCGGAAAACCAGGCGAAGTGGGAATTCATCCACCCCCAGCGGGACCAGTACCGGTTCGCCGAGATGGATGCCATCGTCGAGTTCGCACAGCAGCACGGCCAGGTGGTCCGCGGCCACACGCTGTTCTGGCACAGCCAGAACCCGGCTTGGCTGGAGAAAGGCGGCTTCAACAAGGAAGAACTCAGTTCCATCCTGGAGGACCACATCAAAACCGTCGTTGGACGTTACGCGGGCAAGATCCAGCAATGGGACGTCGCCAACGAAATCTTCAACGGCGACGGCACCCTCAGGACCGCAGACAACATCTGGATCCGCGAACTCGGGCCGGGAATCATCGCTGACGCCTTCCGCTGGGCCCACGAGGCAGACCCGAACGCCAAGCTCTTCTTCAACGACTACGGAGTGGAAAGCGTCAACGCGAAAAGCAATGCCTACCTGGCGCTCATTCCCAAGCTCCGGGCCGAGGGTGTCCAGGTGGACGGCTTCGCGGTGCAGGGACACCTCAGCACGCGGTACGGCTTCCCCGGAGACCTGCAGGCCAACCTCCAGCGTTTCGACGATCTGGGACTGGAAACGTCCATCACCGAGATCGACGTACGGATGGATGTCCCGGCGGGAACCAAGCCCACCGCGGGACAACTGGAGAAGCAGGCCACCTACTACCAGCGGGCCCTCGAAGCATGCCTGAATGTGGAGGACTGCAAGTCGTTCACCATCTGGGGCTTCAACGACAAGTACTCCTGGGTCCCCGTCTTCTTCGCCCAGGAAGGCGAGGCGACGGTGATGTGGGAGGACTACACCCGCAAGCCGTCTTACTACGCGCTGCAGTCCACCCTCCTCAAGGCAAGCCCCGGTGGAGAGCAGCGAGACGTCCACCAGCCCGCCTACCAGCAGTAG
- a CDS encoding carbohydrate ABC transporter permease, whose amino-acid sequence MKTRPNYLAGIGAFIWLAIVAVPLYVMLSATFQTRAEFGDNGPLSFPTSFTLQNYVDAVTSGFGRYFLNTIIVTAGVVGLVLLLVPPLSYAIVRSESRAATAIFRLFLLGLAIPAQAVIVPVFYLINTVGLYDNLLGVILPTAAFALPICTIILSGTMRDITPELYEAMAMDGASPARSFLRLVLPLSKGGLSTIAVFSALQAWNGFLFPLILTQSESTRVVTLGLFNFQTQFGVNIPGLLAAVTLSMVPVLLAYLFARRALVQGLMGAGGK is encoded by the coding sequence ATGAAAACGCGTCCGAATTACCTCGCCGGCATCGGCGCCTTCATCTGGCTGGCCATCGTCGCGGTTCCGCTGTACGTCATGCTGTCCGCGACCTTCCAGACCCGCGCCGAGTTCGGCGACAACGGGCCGCTGTCCTTCCCCACCAGCTTCACGCTGCAGAACTATGTGGATGCCGTCACCAGCGGCTTTGGCCGGTACTTCCTCAACACCATCATCGTCACTGCCGGGGTTGTGGGCCTGGTCCTGCTCCTGGTGCCCCCGTTGAGCTACGCCATTGTCCGCAGCGAGAGCCGCGCGGCCACGGCCATCTTCCGCCTGTTCCTGCTGGGCCTGGCAATTCCCGCCCAGGCGGTCATCGTTCCGGTGTTCTACCTGATCAATACCGTGGGCCTCTATGACAACCTGCTCGGGGTCATTCTCCCGACGGCGGCCTTCGCGCTGCCGATCTGCACGATCATCCTCAGCGGCACCATGCGGGACATCACCCCGGAGCTTTACGAGGCCATGGCAATGGACGGCGCCTCCCCCGCCCGTTCCTTCCTGCGCCTGGTACTGCCGCTGTCCAAGGGCGGCCTGTCCACCATCGCCGTGTTCTCCGCGCTCCAGGCCTGGAACGGATTCCTCTTCCCGCTGATTCTGACCCAGTCCGAATCCACCCGGGTGGTCACCCTCGGCCTGTTCAACTTCCAGACGCAGTTCGGCGTCAACATCCCCGGACTTCTGGCAGCCGTGACCCTCTCCATGGTGCCGGTACTGCTCGCCTACCTCTTCGCGCGCCGCGCGCTTGTCCAGGGCCTCATGGGCGCTGGCGGAAAGTAA
- the xylA gene encoding xylose isomerase, producing MTLSPTTADKFTFGLWTVGWTGADPFGVATRAALDPVEAVHRLAELGAYGITFHDNDLVPFDATASERELILKNFKAALAETGLKVPMVTTNLFSHPVFKDGGFTSNDRSIRRFALSKVLRNIDSAAEFGAETFVMWGGREGSEYDGSKDLAAALDRMKEGVDTAAAYIKDKGYNLRIALEPKPNEPRGDIFLPTVGHGLAFIAQLEHGDIVGLNPETGHEQMAGLNFTHGIAQALWSGKLFHIDLNGQRGIKYDQDLVFGHGDLTSAFFTVDLLENGFPNGGPRYEGPRHFDYKPSRTDGYDGVWESAKANMATYLLLKERALAFRADPEVQAALTASGVGELGEPTLAAGESTADLLADATAFEDFDADKAAERSFAFVRLNQLAIEHLLNAR from the coding sequence ATGACTCTTTCCCCCACCACCGCTGACAAGTTCACGTTTGGTCTTTGGACTGTTGGCTGGACCGGTGCTGACCCGTTCGGCGTCGCCACCCGTGCAGCCCTGGATCCGGTGGAGGCCGTGCACCGCCTCGCTGAGCTCGGCGCGTACGGCATCACGTTCCATGACAACGACCTGGTCCCGTTCGATGCCACCGCCTCGGAGCGGGAGCTGATCCTGAAGAACTTCAAGGCAGCCCTGGCCGAGACCGGCCTGAAGGTCCCCATGGTGACCACCAACCTGTTCAGCCACCCGGTCTTCAAGGACGGCGGCTTCACCTCCAACGACCGCTCCATCCGCCGCTTCGCCCTGTCCAAGGTGCTGCGCAACATCGACTCCGCCGCCGAGTTCGGCGCCGAGACGTTCGTGATGTGGGGCGGCCGCGAAGGCTCCGAATACGACGGGTCCAAAGACCTCGCCGCCGCGCTGGACCGGATGAAGGAAGGCGTGGACACCGCCGCGGCCTACATCAAGGACAAGGGCTACAACCTGCGCATCGCCCTGGAGCCCAAGCCCAACGAACCCCGGGGTGATATCTTCCTGCCCACCGTCGGGCACGGCCTGGCGTTCATCGCCCAGCTCGAACACGGCGACATCGTGGGCCTGAACCCCGAAACCGGGCACGAGCAGATGGCCGGGCTGAACTTCACCCACGGCATCGCCCAGGCCCTCTGGTCCGGCAAGCTCTTCCACATCGACCTCAACGGCCAGCGCGGCATCAAATACGACCAGGACCTCGTCTTCGGCCACGGCGACCTGACCAGCGCCTTCTTCACCGTGGACCTGCTCGAAAACGGCTTCCCCAACGGCGGCCCCCGCTACGAAGGCCCGCGCCACTTCGACTACAAGCCCTCCCGCACCGACGGCTACGACGGCGTCTGGGAATCCGCGAAAGCCAACATGGCCACCTACCTGCTGCTCAAGGAACGCGCCCTGGCCTTCCGCGCCGACCCCGAAGTCCAGGCCGCCCTCACCGCCTCGGGCGTCGGCGAACTCGGCGAACCCACCCTCGCCGCCGGCGAAAGCACCGCCGACCTGCTCGCAGACGCCACCGCGTTCGAGGACTTCGACGCCGACAAGGCCGCCGAGCGCTCCTTCGCGTTCGTCCGCCTCAACCAGCTCGCCATCGAACACCTCCTCAACGCCCGCTGA
- a CDS encoding LacI family DNA-binding transcriptional regulator encodes MQRNQEECVHEAQRPAITISAIAAEAGVSVPTVSRVLNGRGDVSPRTRERVETLLRDHGYQRRGARPSVRSGLIDLVFNDLDSPWAVEIIRGVEEAANEAGASTVVSAIHRSANPTSTRQWLDNVSARASDGAILVTTDLDSFLRAELQRLDVPAVVIDPAGVPELDVPTIGATNWTGAVGATEHLTGLGHRRIGFVAGVPGLWCSRARLDGYRAGLDAAGIPFDPDLVVEGDFDYQSGFRAGSTLLELSGPVTAVFAASDQMALGVYEAVRKKGLRVPEDISVLGFDDLPEARWASPPLTTVRQPLAEMGKLAARTVLRMLQGEGVASPRVELATRLVVRESTAAPRQA; translated from the coding sequence TTGCAGCGAAACCAGGAGGAATGCGTGCACGAGGCCCAGCGTCCGGCAATCACAATTTCGGCAATTGCCGCCGAAGCGGGTGTGTCGGTGCCCACCGTGTCACGCGTGCTTAACGGTCGCGGTGACGTTTCCCCCCGGACCCGGGAGCGGGTGGAAACGCTGCTCCGGGACCATGGCTACCAGCGGCGGGGCGCCCGTCCTTCTGTGCGGTCAGGGCTCATTGACCTCGTTTTCAATGATTTGGACAGCCCCTGGGCCGTGGAAATCATCCGTGGCGTGGAGGAGGCTGCCAATGAAGCCGGCGCTTCCACGGTGGTCTCGGCTATCCACCGCAGCGCAAATCCAACATCCACCCGGCAGTGGCTCGATAACGTCAGCGCCAGGGCCAGCGATGGCGCCATCCTCGTCACCACGGACCTGGATTCCTTCCTGCGGGCCGAACTGCAGCGGCTGGACGTGCCCGCCGTCGTGATTGACCCTGCAGGCGTGCCGGAGTTGGACGTTCCCACCATTGGGGCCACGAACTGGACCGGGGCCGTGGGGGCAACCGAGCATCTCACCGGCCTCGGTCACCGGCGGATCGGTTTCGTTGCCGGGGTGCCTGGCCTGTGGTGCAGCAGGGCCCGGTTGGACGGCTACCGTGCAGGCCTTGATGCGGCCGGTATTCCTTTCGATCCAGACCTGGTGGTTGAGGGCGACTTCGACTACCAGTCCGGGTTCCGCGCCGGTTCGACCCTGCTGGAGCTTTCCGGGCCGGTCACCGCCGTCTTCGCCGCCAGCGACCAGATGGCCCTGGGAGTGTATGAAGCTGTGCGCAAGAAAGGCCTGCGCGTGCCCGAGGACATCAGCGTTCTGGGTTTCGACGACCTTCCGGAGGCTCGCTGGGCGTCTCCTCCGCTGACCACCGTCCGGCAGCCGCTCGCCGAGATGGGCAAACTCGCTGCGCGCACTGTGCTTCGGATGCTGCAGGGCGAGGGCGTCGCGAGCCCCCGCGTGGAACTGGCCACCAGGCTCGTCGTCAGGGAGAGCACCGCAGCCCCCCGTCAGGCCTGA
- a CDS encoding LacI family DNA-binding transcriptional regulator — MSSPASSDARVTLAQLAEEAGVSLSTISKVLNGRSDVSRKTRSKVEELLEEHGYKRRKASASKSALLELVFHELESAWALEIIRGVENVAKANGLSVILTESGTRHAPGADWVEGVMARRPAGVVLVFSDLPQEYRQQLDARSIPFVIIDPAGDPAPDVPSVGSANWAGGMMATRHLIELGHTRIAAISGPEDMMCSLARIDGYSSALNTAGIPIDRTLIRYGDFRVDGGRSNALELLQMEHPPTAIFAGSDLQALGVLDAARQLGIPVPAKLSIVGYDDLQVARWSSPALTTVHQPLIEMAEEAARMVLRLQDGERPNNLRLDLATSLVVRQSTAICPG; from the coding sequence ATGTCCAGCCCTGCATCGTCCGACGCGCGCGTTACCCTCGCCCAACTGGCGGAGGAGGCGGGCGTATCGCTGTCCACTATTTCGAAGGTTCTCAACGGACGCTCCGACGTTTCTCGTAAAACACGTTCGAAAGTTGAGGAGCTCCTTGAGGAGCACGGCTATAAGCGGCGAAAGGCGTCGGCGTCTAAATCGGCACTCCTGGAGCTTGTCTTTCATGAGCTTGAAAGTGCCTGGGCGCTGGAGATCATCCGCGGTGTCGAGAATGTTGCGAAGGCAAACGGCTTGAGCGTCATCCTCACTGAGAGCGGCACCAGGCATGCGCCCGGAGCGGATTGGGTCGAGGGCGTGATGGCGCGCCGGCCTGCGGGAGTGGTCCTTGTCTTTTCCGATCTGCCGCAGGAGTACCGGCAACAGCTGGACGCCCGCTCCATTCCCTTCGTTATCATCGATCCCGCAGGCGACCCCGCGCCCGATGTGCCTTCGGTTGGTTCGGCCAACTGGGCCGGAGGCATGATGGCCACCCGCCACCTGATAGAGCTCGGCCATACCCGCATTGCCGCCATTTCCGGCCCGGAGGACATGATGTGTTCACTGGCACGGATCGACGGCTACAGTTCCGCCCTGAATACCGCCGGCATTCCCATCGACCGGACCCTGATCCGGTACGGCGACTTCCGGGTGGACGGAGGCCGAAGCAATGCGCTTGAACTGCTGCAGATGGAGCACCCGCCAACCGCCATTTTCGCCGGCAGCGACCTGCAGGCCCTCGGAGTGCTTGACGCCGCGCGCCAACTGGGGATTCCCGTCCCGGCCAAGCTGTCCATTGTGGGATACGACGACCTCCAGGTGGCCCGCTGGTCCAGCCCGGCGCTGACCACCGTCCACCAGCCGCTGATAGAAATGGCCGAGGAAGCCGCACGGATGGTCCTGCGCCTGCAGGACGGGGAGCGGCCGAACAACCTGCGCCTTGACCTCGCAACATCGCTGGTGGTCCGCCAAAGCACTGCCATCTGCCCCGGCTGA